The Clavelina lepadiformis chromosome 3, kaClaLepa1.1, whole genome shotgun sequence region AAAGGTGTTAATATTAACAGCAATCAATCCTTTGTTGACCTTATGCCGTTGAATGACTTTGGCAAATACATGGTGATGAATAGGTATAATAattgatgaaaaatatttctattgtAAGGCTGCTGTCAATAGACTTCTAGTTGACTTAAGgaatgttatactttcatttaAGCTATCTTTGTTAGCCTCATAGTTCGTTTGACAACGACAGGACAAACAAAAACCCTAAAAAGACGTGGTTCCTGGGCATGATTTTACTTGAAGGCTGTGCTTTAATACTGACAAGACAAACAAAACGCTGTAGACTGGCATTTGTTGCTAGGGCAATTTTTTGTTCTGTTTGATCAGTTGACCAGATTCAGTTAACCGCACTGTTATACTCGTGCCCCACAGGCGAAGGCTTTTTATGATGTTCAAAGTGTTCCTTGTATGTTGTGAGTGATCATGTTATTGGTTGTGATCAATATCAAAGTCAGAAGTGGATTTGGGTTAATGTTAGTGTGCTTTCATTGTAACTGCACAAGACAAGATAGAAAAAAAAGCTTCacattgaacaaatttaatAGTGGTCATTGTGCAATATTATATTACAGGCTTGCTATAATAAGACCCATGTTTCAATGGGCTGTAGAGAATTGTTATAGCTTGGTTGAATCTGTGTTATAGGTAATCAAATCAAGACAACCAACTTAATATAAGGATGGACGGAGCAGTCGGAGGAGTGCAAATAAGCAACGATCTTGGTATAATTGACACAAACGCAGAAAACTCTAACTTGTCACCTGCTGAACAGAGGAAGCTAGAAAAGGTGGAACGTTCACATCAGAAAAAGAAAGAGAAATGGAAAGTTTTTGTGGATTTCCTTCTTCGCCACATGAGCATTGTGACAACAAAATACGTCGCATGGGAAAAGGAGGAGTTTGAGCAATTTAAGGTAAACGTCATTATCTTATACGCTTGTTTTGCTCAGTTCATTTTagcaaaagtaaatattttgattagaTTTTGCCTCAATCTGATGAATCACacgttttttttatatttcgaGGATGCACTGGAAAAGGCGCAGAGATTAGACCAGAAAGAATCAAACGTCGCCGCCAAGACGTACAAGAAGTTAAAAGAAAGATCAGACCTTCTCGCCACCCGTAGATTTTATGGGGAGAGcaataagataaaaaaatatatagacTTGATCGCCCGTTTGCGCGGGTTGAACCTCATTGCAAGAGACTTTTACAAATCGATAAAGAAAGGCAAGGTCGAAcctttggaaaatattttaaatcatcTTCAATACTGGAAAGGTTTCACAGGGAAAACATTCGACATCGGAGAACTAAATCCAAAAGGCGTTGACATGAAACATCCTGGTAAGAAATCATGAAGAAAGCTTTTCGTTGTTGATATTTAGTGGTAAAATCAGTCTTGTTGGTAACTCACAAGCAGGCATGTCAAACTGCCCAACATGCAGGCCACATATCATATTTAATACAAGATTACGTTTATTCATTATTAAGTTAACTGAGAATGACACGTTTTCCTACATAGTCTTCTTTAAAATAACGCAATATTCTTCAAACGTaagattttaattgaaaactaTAAACTCTGCGCCCGTGGATTTGATGAATTACCGCAGTGGAATTGGGCCCATTAGATAGGTAGAACTAGAACATTTCACCCCAGTCAGAAGTCGAAATTGCAAATACCTGCGCCATACTTTGTTTGTGTGATTTTGAACACTGTTCGGTTAGGATCGGCTGATATACACAATTGCACTAGTGCTGTGCGTCCTAAAATCTATTCTTTAAAAATCAGTTTAATCACTTTTTTCGGCTTCTAATTAGTAAGTGAAAGTACTGCGATAACGTTTTGGTTGTTAAAACTTAGGGAACTCCCCTTAGCACTCAATGCCTGTGCAGTAAATCATTCTTTATTGTACACTCAGTATCCAAACTTCGTGTACCTATTGTGAACAATGGGTTGCAGTCGACTGAACTTGCTTAGATTACAAACTGGGAATGAGGCCGTCTACTTTAGAAATGTCGTTGAATATACTTTTCCTTGGAACTAGAAACACATCCTGGGCCGCGGATTTGACATGCCTGTGTGAAATATTCGCCAGTCTTCTGCTTATAGAAGATTCGAAAAGTGTTGTTGCAaacgtttttcattttatactGAGACTGTGAGCTAAACTGTAATagatttttaatctttttgaCGCAGGGATGAAATATGTAATGTGGCTATGCCTGGTACGTACCTTGCTTAGTCTCGGACAGAAATTTCTCCAGTGTGCCTCAGAACTAACTGAGATTCCGTTGGTGTCCGCTTCCGTGTATGTTCGTTTCAATCTCACCGAAGAACAGATGACTGTTTGTCTTAGGTTGGAAGATATTTTAGCAACGCATGTTACCAAAGGTAATTATTAAGGTTGCAACAAGAAATTGCACCAGCACTGTCCATATCTCAACTTCTAATCATACATTTTAGCTACCGGCGTTCAAACTTC contains the following coding sequences:
- the LOC143450226 gene encoding uncharacterized protein LOC143450226: MDGAVGGVQISNDLGIIDTNAENSNLSPAEQRKLEKVERSHQKKKEKWKVFVDFLLRHMSIVTTKYVAWEKEEFEQFKDALEKAQRLDQKESNVAAKTYKKLKERSDLLATRRFYGESNKIKKYIDLIARLRGLNLIARDFYKSIKKGKVEPLENILNHLQYWKGFTGKTFDIGELNPKGVDMKHPGMKYVMWLCLVRTLLSLGQKFLQCASELTEIPLVSASVYVRFNLTEEQMTVCLRLEDILATHVTKATGVQTSDFGKRSSLNFSGLASGLEVLKRRNSGGKNVMQLPGESDHLTFELPPEPPKEKKKKKKGKKGKKGSAKKRRKK